In a genomic window of Leishmania donovani BPK282A1 complete genome, chromosome 32:
- a CDS encoding ubiquitin-conjugating enzyme protein, putative: MSALPHIQKEFRNLTKDPPAGFRVELKDNSFFTWIVWFTGPEGTPYAGGQYKASLTFPKEFPMEPPTFRVISSFWHPNVYADGRVCISILHPPGVDEMNSEETAMMRWTPVQTIRSVLLSIVSLWSDPDPSDAGAPANVDALVQYRNRRAEFDAKCRSLAEKSLTELPEDFEPPCMEEKVEVTKAPGDTFDYMLSEDDLEDEDDFDDFSTPAPAASASAGAAASSDPAKKYAEELMQLRAMGVGEGKSDADLLNLLIKHRGELASVIGDLS, translated from the coding sequence ATGTCGGCTCTTCCGCACATTCAGAAGGAGTTCCGCAACCTCACGAAAGACCCGCCGGCGGGCTTTCGTGTGGAGCTGAAGGACAACAGCTTCTTCACCTGGATTGTGTGGTTTACCGGCCCGGAGGGAACCCCGTACGCCGGCGGCCAGTACAAAGCGTCGCTGACGTTTCCGAAGGAGTTTCCGATGGAGCCGCCCACCTTCCGGGTCATCTCGTCCTTTTGGCACCCGAACGTGTACGCGGATGGGCGAGTGTGCATTTCCATTCTGCATCCCCCAGGCGTGGACGAGATGAATTCGGAGGAAACGGCGATGATGCGCTGGACACCCGTGCAGACCATCCGCTCCGTCCTGCTCTCCATCGTCTCCCTTTGGAGCGACCCCGATCCGtccgacgccggcgctccGGCGAACGTGGATGCCCTGGTGCAGTACCGCAACAGGCGTGCTGAGTTCGACGCAAAGTGCCGGAGCCTGGCAGAAAAGTCTCTCACGGAGCTCCCGGAGGACTTTGAGCCGCCGTGCATGGAAGAGAAAGTGGAGGTGACCAAGGCACCGGGTGACACCTTTGACTATATGCTCTCCGAGGACGATCttgaggacgaggacgacttCGACGACTTCAGCACCCCTGCCCCTGCCGCGTCCGCTagcgctggcgcagccgcctcaaGCGATCCGGCAAAGAAGTATGCGGAGGAGCTGATGCAGCTCCGCGCGATGGGAGTGGGTGAGGGCAAATCCGACGCTGACCTGCTCAATCTGCTAATCAAGCACCGTGGCGAGCTGGCCAGCGTCATCGGCGACTTATCATGA
- a CDS encoding calpain-like cysteine peptidase, putative, which produces MPSKEFSVPSRAACPVSCSSFVNSRFCSLPLWDDAQVAQENWGGPLAVPVASGGGDDGGKEAKQALSKSKNITGGRNALTCAAEAHFEDEATRHSVEDFIALLCPPLQSDPEAGEVCDGSSSNEVTWLRPAEVFSPFRPVVHRNVTPFVNPYATAETLVPVDAKAEEARCQELLSAAACNANNSTGHRKSAGLARQSDVATPEPQAFHLLYPETISVLDTFSHEERGLWSNCTPTESVRRYRALPPLMQPYDGALIAGCAETPAQACESRYSTSLRHKLKQAEQLAALTNAPPFLMSAFNSALLAVEQAQRYVPEGWYLWELVYPHAPGTCHPVYNPFGKYAVKLFVDGAYRKVLVDDCLPVDVLGRPLLSTTSRKELWPCLIAKAVLKALGAVSGVQALTSSPELIVATLLGNWVPQYLSPRHNTVSATALLLLYQRQLTQLESLAEPFAKESIASAAGDGGADGTGDVTGKDRKNSARGQRVSVVTAPQKRTPSIGAGKSSVRRQQSSRSSGVSGGDNEEEDALKPLRATEYCEPVIDEPLPEQPFYVCGLHAPPAEALKSEAAHTARGGYGFGPQLYTIHAMRPFRNTVALLLHTTPRACLSEGVFEEDKDADDVSALHDWSSRTTKRGAHAASSVKPPRAPDGVAPADAVGAQGGPTPITDMVVMDSDRAASVTSCWLTLEEFMLRMDTIIVWRKLAGRYANAVSVSGESLLRHQGHVSATGDNGASDSSSSAASRKKSPPARRGETATTAAAASGATAQPPTPSPPSSMWWKLTAEKASEAVVIVSCPALTEAVGRGTLAEKVPPATAPLSHSWLSVGLPDKVASCGESLEPAGAQLQRRVHFHHVQWDRAEPLNHIGSLTYANGVLCSTVLYFRPGVHLIRVDLHHVQVADKISFLSDAEMDVQLDLSHDASRDGFACVTDAGVYPAVQSCDTENVWLKRVFTLAAPTCVTLQLSTLDSTEDVGAHRQIYTAASRASAAASGGRGGGNHSNAAASGRGAPHGGGTAAGAGKSGNAPPGPGSTAADGKKRGDGTLTADAKNGVVSTVPARDASVPILRFTSLVLVNLDRPEDFCVGTAGRLVKLHLKPNEKGYLIMAYTVVPSLMAQNAQRHNKAADVAGGTGSLLPTITPMDSLAEEEGLQPPESSSLGNSFSPAASTAPPPLFPAGRWKLVLRSNAELQTFDAVAHNLHNVAIVADLPRGGSPILFRRTCTIVETTHVSIVADLRAPVPMPYTVRIVRLPAPAASTSTSTTPRALRGPNNNILPASVPEPLAIDAGRGAGAAPSRGSMFVVYESPPTQHRLFVADVLLSAAADTSLAKGGKGPATSSSTGGGMTAYAIEAAVAEADAAAWNERCRRSQEDAFLQYREAAEEQASVSSGRDLAEYQRDPVAFVQRKREASAQRRQFATEAAEKATPRSTAIARKRSGMTRRQSHHLSAGLENLPKDSPRRHSSCTQPEMAQEGDIRHSLDNVDPDTIVRMSVHLSFSTSRAEVKADTPAPDALVELRKHMRETVSWLQEWNEPGSAGGDSTAAACSVSPMGAATSSGGKSGAQRGQRDAAAAAATVEDALRSEAARQSRVEYLRNPQHLFVPSFDSEYNTDAAETPTIASFAHRARHDASGNSSGTGAAHSVATGGIQGARSYRRELSQASVGTCASLSDDPHAPYSPPVLMQDGPATQFRYAAPLQQPQYCIELLPLRSWEESPSVASQGKDGAGGLGAAGAAATNRGKRLKSSGSPSAALSAPARPHGSGPVMTSGSSPRSFAEVTPSGLSTAAAAAACTLSCPLTAAERETILLRMRRPLAEASESWDLALGQARVAKSESQAQLRSSFHAYYEAMVEQKAASGDMSSIAVPVVYHSLLGLKEEDLGVSLRPTKSLVFT; this is translated from the coding sequence ATGCCCTCAAAGGAGTTCTCGGTGCCTTCCCGCGCCGCCTGCCCTGTATCGTGCTCATCCTTTGTGAAcagccgcttctgcagcttgCCCCTCTGGGATGATGCTCAGGTGGCCCAGGAAAACTGGGGCGGCCCGCTGGCTGTGCCCGTAGCGAGCGGCGGGGGCGACGACGGGGGCAAGGAAGCAAAGCAAGCCTTGAGCAAATCCAAGAATATCACTGGTGGCAGGAACGCGCTAACgtgcgcggcagaggcgcactTTGAGGACGAGGCAACGCGTCACAGCGTCGAGGATTTTATCGCATTGCTCTGCCCGCCGCTACAGTCGGACCCGGAGGCCGGGGAGGTGTGCGACGGGTCCTCGTCCAACGAGGTGACCTGGCTTCGACCGGCGGAGGTGTTCTCCCCTTTCCGTCCGGTGGTGCACCGCAACGTTACACCGTTCGTTAACCCGTACGCAACGGCGGAGACTTTGGTGCCGGTCGATGCCAAAGCAGAGGAGGCACGGTGCCAGGAGCTGTTGTCTGCAGCCGCTTGCAACGCCAACAACAGCACCGGACACCGCAAGAGCGCCGGTCTCGCGCGGCAGAGCGACGTGGCGACTCCTGAGCCGCAGGCGTTTCATCTGCTGTACCCCGAGACCATCAGCGTACTGGACACGTTCTCGCATGAGGAGAGAGGGCTTTGGTCGAACTGCACGCCTACAGAGTCGGTGAGGCGATATCGAGCGCTGCCCCCGCTAATGCAGCCTTACGATGGCGCACTGATTGCTGGCTGCGCCgagacgccggcgcaggcgtGCGAGTCGCGCTACAGCACCAGTCTGCGCCACAAGCTCAAGCAAGCCGAACAGCTGGCTGCCCTAACAAACGCGCCGCCGTTCCTGATGAGTGCCTTTAACAGCGCTCTGctggcggtggagcaggcgcagcggtACGTGCCGGAGGGGTGGTACCTGTGGGAACTTGTATACCCGCATGCCCCCGGCACGTGCCACCCAGTGTACAACCCGTTTGGCAAATACGCCGTGAAGCTGTTCGTCGACGGCGCCTACCGCAAGGTGCTTGTGGATGACTGCCTGCCAGTAGACGTGCTTGGCCGTCCGCTGCTCAGCACTACAAGCCGGAAGGAGCTCTGGCCATGCCTAATCGCGAAGGCCGTGCTGAAGGCGctcggcgccgtcagcggAGTGCAGGCCTTGACCTCTTCACCGGAGCTGATTGTGGCGACGCTGTTGGGCAACTGGGTGCCGCAGTACCTTTCCCCGAGACACAACACCGTCTCTGCGaccgcgctgcttctcctctaCCAGCGTCAGCTGACGCAGCTGGAGAGCCTGGCGGAGCCGTTTGCGAAAGAGTCGATCGCAAGCGCAGCGGGGGATGGCGGGGCCGACGGCACGGGCGACGTTACGGGGAAAGACAGGAAGAACAGTGCGCGTGGCCAGCGCGTGTCGGTGGTCACTGCGCCGCAGAAGCGCACCCCGTCAATCGGCGCTGGTAAATCTTCGgtgaggcggcagcagagcagccGTTCAAGTGGAGTCTCTGGCGGTGacaacgaagaggaggacgcACTGAAGCCGCTGAGGGCTACGGAGTATTGCGAGCCGGTCATTGATGAGCCCCTGCCTGAGCAGCCCTTTTACGTCTGCGGCTTGCACGCACCGCCCGCTGAGGCGCTGAAGTCGGAAGCTGCACATACCGCCCGCGGCGGCTACGGCTTCGGACCGCAGCTATATACGATCCACGCGATGAGGCCCTTTCGCAACACAGTGGCGCTGTTGCTGCACACCACTCCCCGCGCGTGCCTCTCCGAGGGAGTTTTCGAGGAGGATAAGGACGCAGACGACGTGAGCGCACTGCATGACTGGAGCAGTCGCACTACAAAACGCGGTGCGCATGCAGCCAGCTCAGTGAAACCGCCACGTGCTCCCGACGGTGTAGCACCGGccgacgccgtcggtgcACAAGGGGGCCCGACTCCCATCACGGACATGGTCGTCATGGACAGCGACAGAGCGGCTTCTGTGACTTCCTGCTGGCTGACGCTGGAGGAATTCATGTTACGCATGGACACGATCATTGTCTGGCGCAAGCTGGCCGGGCGGTATGCCAACGCCGTCTCCGTCAGCGGAGAGTCTCTCCTGCGTCACCAAGGCCATGTCTCTGCGACCGGAGACAACGGGGCCAGTGATTCCTCGTCAtcagcggcgtcgcgcaaGAAGTCACCGCCCGCGCGCCGCGGGgagacagcgacgacggccgccgcggcatccgGTGCCACCGCACAGCCCCCtactccatcgccgccgtcgagtATGTGGTGGAAGCTGACGGCCGAGAAGGCGTCGGAGGCGGTTGTCATCGTGTCGTGCccggcgctgacggaggcCGTCGGTCGCGGCACCCTCGCCGAaaaggtgccgccggcgacggcgccattGTCTCACTCTTGGCTGTCGGTGGGGTTGCCGGACAAGGTGGCTAGCTGTGGGGAGTCACTCGAGCCCGCGGGGGCAcaactgcagcggcgcgtgcacTTTCACCACGTTCAGTGGGATCGTGCGGAGCCGCTGAACCACATCGGATCCCTCACCTACGCGAACGGCGTTCTGTGCTCGACGGTGCTGTACTTCCGCCCCGGTGTGCATCTGATCCGCGTTGATCTACACCACGTGCAGGTCGCTGATAAAatttcctttctctctgaCGCTGAGATGGACGTGCAGTTGGACCTGTCGCACGACGCCAGCCGCGACGGATTTGCATGCGTGACAGACGCCGGCGTATACCCGGCAGTGCAGTCGTGCGACACGGAGAATGTGTGGCTGAAGCGCGTCTTCACCCTCGCTGCCCCGACGTGTGTGACGCTGCAACTGTCGACGCTGGACTCCACCGAGGATGTGGGGGCGCACCGGCAGATTTACACCGCCGCTAGCCGggcatctgcagcagcgtcgggtgggaggggcggcggcaaccacagcaacgcggcggcgagcgggCGGGGCGCACCGCACGGTGggggcaccgctgcgggGGCTGGAAAGTCTGGCAACGCGCCTCCGGGGCCAGGCTCCACTGCCGCGGACGGAAAGAAGCGCGGTGATGGAACGCTGACGGCGGATGCGAAGAATGGCGTCGTATCAACCGTCCCGGCCAGGGATGCCTCGGTGCCCATCTTGCGGTTCACCTCGCTCGTACTGGTGAACCTAGACCGCCCAGAGGACTTCTGCGTCGGGACTGCTGGACGACTGGTGAAGCTGCATCTGAAGCCGAACGAGAAGGGGTATCTGATCATGGCATACACCGTTGTGCCGTCCCTTATGGCGCAAAATGCGCAACGGCATAACAAGGCCGCTGACGTGGCTGGCGGTACGGGCTCGTTGCTGCCAACGATCACGCCGATGGACTCGctcgcagaggaggaggggctccAGCCGCCagagtcgtcgtcgttgggTAACTCATTTTCTCCCGCTGCCTccacggcgccaccgccgctcttTCCTGCGGGGCGGTGGAAGCTGGTACTTCGCTCCAATGCGGAGCTGCAAACCTTCGACGCCGTTGCCCACAACTTGCATAACGTGGCGATCGTGGCTGACCTCCCTCGTGGTGGATCGCCGATCCTGTTCCGCCGCACGTGCACGATTGTGGAGACTACCCATGTCTCCATCGTCGCGGACCTGCGCGCCCCCGTTCCCATGCCGTACACCGTGCGCATCGTGCGCCtgcctgcgccagcagcgtcgacgtCGACATCCACTACACCGAGAGCGCTGCGGGGACCTAACAACAACATCCTGCCTGCCAGCGTGCCGGAGCCGCTCGCGATAGATGCTGGCCGCGGTGCCGGGGCAGCGCCTTCGCGCGGGAGCATGTTTGTCGTATACGAGTCGCCCCccacgcagcaccgcctctttGTCGCCGACGTTCTTCTCAGTGCTGCGGCCGACACGAGCTTGGCGAAGGGCGGCAAAGGGCCTGCCACGTCGAGTTCGacagggggagggatgaCGGCCTACGCTATtgaggccgccgtcgccgaggcGGACGCTGCGGCGTGGAACGAGCGCTGTCGGCGGAGCCAAGAGGACGCGTTTCTGCAATACCGCGAGGCTGCAGAAGAACAGGCCTCCGTTTCGAGCGGGCGCGACCTGGCCGAGTACCAGCGAGACCCTGTCGCCTTTGTGCAGCGTAAGAGGGAGGCCTCCGCTCAGCGCCGACAGTTTGCCACGGAGGCTGCTGAGAAGGCCACACCGCGCTCGACAGCGATAGCGCGGAAGCGTAGTGGCATGACACGGCGACAGAGTCATCACCTGTCTGCGGGGCTGGAGAACCTTCCGAAGGACTCGCCTCGTCGGCACTCATCGTGCACGCAGCCAGAAATGGCGCAGGAGGGCGACATTCGACACAGCCTGGACAATGTAGACCCTGACACAATCGTACGCATGAGCGTTCACCTGAGCTTCTCCACCTCGCGCGCAGAGGTGAAGGCAGACACGCCGGCGCCAGACGCGCTCGTGGAGCTACGCAAGCACATGAGGGAGACGGTGTCGTGGCTGCAGGAGTGGAATGAGCCCGGCTCCGCTGGTGGGGActcgacggcagccgcgtgcAGCGTTAGCCCCATGGGGGCTGCCACCTCGTCGGGCGGCAAATCGGGGGCGCAGCGGGGTCAGCGcgatgcggccgccgcggctgccaccgTGGAGGATGCTTTGCGATCCGAGGCAGCCCGGCAGAGCCGCGTCGAATACCTGCGCAACCCGCAGCACCTCTTCGTCCCCTCCTTCGACTCAGAGTACAACACGGACGCTGCCGAAACGCCCAccatcgcctccttcgcACATCGAGCGAGGCacgacgccagcggcaaCAGTAGCGGGACCGGGGCTGCTCACTCCGTAGCAACCGGCGGCATTCAAGGCGCACGCTCCTATCGCAGGGAGCTCTCCCAGGCGAGCGTAGGCACGTGTGCGAGTCTCTCGGACGACCCTCATGCGCCGTACTCGCCACCCGTGCTGATGCAGGATGGACCCGCCACGCAGTTTCGCTACGCGGccccgctgcagcagccgcagtaCTGCATCGAGCTCCTGCCACTGCGAAGCTGGGAGGAGTCTCCGAGCGTTGCCAGTCAAGGTAAGGATGGCGCTGGGGGCCTTGGTGCCGCTGGGGCTGCGGCGACCAACCGCGGAAAGCGACTGAAGAGCTCAGGCTCACCGTCTGCGGCCTTGTCTGCACCAGCTCGTCCGCACGGTAGCGGGCCGGTGATGACGAGCGGCAGCTCTCCGCGATCCTTTGCGGAGGTGACGCCAAGCGGCCTCTCtaccgcagctgctgccgccgcatgcACCCTGTCTTGCCCGCTCACAGCCGCCGAGCGCGAGACGATCCTTCTGCGCATGCGTCGACCCCTGGCCGAGGCGTCGGAGAGCTGGGACCTCGCTCTCGGCCAGGCACGCGTTGCGAAGAGTGAGAGCCAGGCGCAGCTCCGAAGTAGCTTCCACGCGTACTATGAGGCGATGGTGGAGCAGAAGGCGGCGAGCGGCGACATGAGTAGCATAGCTGTTCCCGTTGTGTACCACTCCCTGCTGGGTCTCAAGGAGGAAGACCTGGGGGTGTCACTCAGGCCTACAAAGTCGCTTGTGTTTACGTAG